The nucleotide window CAGACGTTTGAAGTCATTTTAAATCGAATGCTGGACAGAGTGCCGGATGGTGTGGATAAACGTGAAGGCAGCATTATCTATGATGCGCTTGCGCCAGCGGCAGTGGAAATGGCTCAGATGTATATCGAGCTGGATGTGAACTCCAACCTGAAGTTTGCGGATACAGCATCTGGAGAGTATCTGGATCGTGCGGTGGCTTGGTCTGGCATTAGTCGGAAAGCGGCCACGAAGGCACGTTGGGTTGGTAGTTTTCGGGATAACGAAGGGAAGCCTGTTGAGGTTCCTTTGGAGAGTCGTTTTTCCACGGGGGATCGCGTGTACGTTATTGTGGAGCGCATCGCGGCAGGGCGATATGTGTTGGAATGTGAAGTCGCGGGAGCGGAAGGTAATGAATATACGGGGGCGCTGCTGCCCATCGATTATATTGCCCGCCTGACGACAGCTGAATTGACACAGTTGCTGGTTCCTGGCGAAGACGAGGAAACGGACCAAGCCTTGGTTGATCGATATCAGGATAAAGTTTCCCGTCCGGTTACGAGTGCCAACAAATATCAGTATGAGTTATGGGCACGGGAAAACTCTGGTGTTGGCAAAGCCAAAGCTTTTCCACTATGGGATGGTCCGGGTACAGTCAAAGTAGCATTGCTGAATAACGAAATGCAAACACCTGCTGAGGCGGTCATTAAGGCGGTGCAAGAGTATATCGATCCAACCCAGGATGGAATGGGAGAAGGCGCATCTCCAATCGGACCTGTGGTCACAGTGGTGGGGGCGGAAGAAATACCCATCGATGTCGAGGTACAGGTTACGCTTGCTTCCGGTTCAACGTATGAGGGCGTGAAGACACTGATTGAAACGGGAGTTACGGCGTATCTGAAAGAACTGGCCTTTGCCGATCCGTTGGTTCGTTGGACACGTATTGCCAATGTCATTCTGGATATCCCACCCGTGATCGATTATAGCGATCTGCTGGTGAATGGTGGTATGTCCAATCTGGAGATCGCCCCTGGCGCAGTAGCCGTTCTCGGGACGGTGAAGGTGACATGAGTAAAGCGGACGTATTAATGACTCTTTTGCCCCCGTTGTATGAAAATGTGCTGGAGATGCAGCTTCTTACGGAGACCGAAGGTGTTGAGCTGGACAAGCTTACGGTGGGTTTGGAAAGTGTGCTGGATCAATTCTACCCGGAGTCTGCGACCTGGTCATTGGAACGTTATGAGCGGGATTTGCAGATTCCGACAAATCAAGCCAAGCCGGATGATCAGCGAAGATCCGTAATCATTTCCAAAATGCGCGGCAGCGGCAAAGTCTCTGGTTCCATGCTCAAGAACGTGGCTCAGGCCTACGAAAGTGGCGGGATTGATGTATCCGTGTCGCCAGAGGAATACTTGATCCGAATCCGTTTCAGCGATACTTGGGGCTTGCCGCCCAATCTGGACGATCTGAAGGCAGCGATTGAGGATATTAAACCAGCACACATGACCGTGGAATACCGTCTACGGTATTTGACGATTGCGGAGGTTGAAAGCATGACGCTGGAGGAGATTGAACAGACTCGACAGGATAAATTTGCAGGAGGTGGAGCTTAAATGAATGAACCAAAAACACCGAATTTGGGATTGAATAAGATTGACCGATCCTCGCCATCGACGACCTATTTTGATCTGGACAAGTATCTGGATCAGAACTGGGAGAAGGTCGATGAGGGTGTAGCCACAAAGGTTGATTTGGAAAAAATGAACCAATTGATAAACGAAATGGATATTCCGGATGCATCCCTTCTCCGTAAGGGGAAGGTTCAACTCTCCAGTGCGGTTGATGGTACATCCGAGGAACTAGCAGCAACACCAAGAGCTGTTAAGACAGTTAATGATGCACTTACTGCACATACGGCGGATTATATTCAACACCTTGCGGACTATGTGCGACAAACCGGGTATGCGATTACAGAAGGAGTTGCCAATGCTTACACAGTGACAACAGATCCCACACCAACTAGATATGTGGATGGCATGGGAATTGTGATTCGAGTCCACAAATCAAACACAGGGGCATCTACTCTGAAATGGGGATCACTTAAAACGGTTCCAATTCTAGACAGTAAAGGCAGTGAACTAACAACTGGAAAGCTTCCCGAAGGTGGGATGTTTACCCTCCGTTACAATGAGGAGGCTATAAATTTTCAATTACAGGGTGAGGAAGGGGTGTCAGAAGAGTTCGGAGATGGCAGCGACGGGGTACTAAATACTACCAGTAATGTCATTATTCCAGTAGCCCAACAGGACGTAACAACTGTTATAAAAAACTATAAAAGCCTAACAATTAACGCGGGACATACTATGTCACTGGCGTCTAGATGTAGGGGGCTAATTATATATGTAGATGGGGATGTTGTAATTAATGGAACTATAGACGTCACTGGTAAAAGTGCCTTTGTAAATCCAAACAGCGTTGAGCCAATTCTTATTCCAATCACAATAAAGAAGATGATGGCTTGGGACGCAACAAATAAAATATTCACAGTTCCAAGGGGGGGGAGCGGTGGAAGAGGTGGTAGTGGAGGAGGAGGTTACCAAGGCACTTATCCAATTTCTGGTGGGGATGGTGGTGGAGGTAACTGGTTTGGTGGTGGCCAGGGAGGCGGAGGCGGAGGCGGCACCGCATCGGTAACCTCTGGAGCAGGAACTAACGCTACGACATCGACTGGTGGCATGGGAGGTGGAGGTTCTTCAGGTCCTGGAGCAGGAGGAGGAGGAGGAGGTACTCAAACTAACATAGCTACTACTTCTTCAGGTTACCCCGGGGGAATTGGTGCGGGTGGTGGTGGGGCTGCTGGGTACAGAGCCAATATAGGGTTTGTTGCAAAAGGGGGCACTGGTGGTAGTGGAATCAACGGAGGAGGAGGAGGAGGAGGAGGAGCTGCTGTAGTTGGCGCTGCTTCAGATGCCACCGCAGGCGACGGTCAAGATGGAAAGAATATTGGTGGTGGATTGGTTGTCCTAGTCGCTAAAGGAGACATAACAATAGGTTCCAATGGTAAAATACTTGCTAACGGATTAAATAGTGGTTCAAACGGCGGTTATTCTTACTTGCACGGAGTCGACACCTATGCAGGAGCCGGCGGTGGAGGCGGCGGTGGTGGCGCTGGTGGTGGTGTAATTGCCTTATTGTACCGTGGCACATATAGGACATCAGGAACTTTGCAAGTAAACGGGACGGCTGGAGGAATTGGTGGAAGTTACACCGGAGGAAGCGGCTCGGCTGGAGGCATTGGTTCAATATTAACTAAAAAAGTTTAGGGAGGATAAACCGTGTTGAGAGTAATTTTGATAGACAATCCACACGACAGCAGAACCGGGGTTCTCAAAGATCAATTATGGCAGCTTGGATTGACAGATGAGACACATGTGATACCGTTTGATGAAGCGGCGAAAGTTCTCCCAATACAGTCAGCTCCGTGTGTTTTTTTGGTAGGGACTGAGGATTTGTTTGATACAGTTACTGGTGAAACAGTTAAGGATTATGTTGATTTTTTGCGAAATAAACATAAAACAGAGGCCAATATTTCATACCTTGGTGAACTTGCAATTAAAGCTAGAAAGGTGGGTATTCGGTGAGGGATTTTGAGTTTTGGAAAATGGCTTATGAAAATGAAAGGGGCGAAATGCCTAATGATCTTAAATGGGCCATGAAAATGGGGAAATCTCGGTTGAAGAATATAAAGAAATTTTTGGCGAGAATTCTTATTTCTTAGCGTAATTCTTGAAAGGTCGAAATGAGTCAACCTCTTAATTATAAATGTCTGAAAAAGGAGGTGAAACCATGGAACGATGGGATACCCTATGGAAATGGGGAATTGCACTCATGAGCAGCTCAGTAACCTACTTCTTCGGAGGCTGGTCAGGCGTGCTCGGCGTATTGCTTGTATTCGTCATCCTCGACTACCTAACTGGGATTGCGGCAGCGGGCATGAGTGGCAAGTTAGAAAGTAATGTTGGCATGTTCGGCATCGCGCGAAAGGTATTTATATTTGCAATGGTATCGGTGGCTCATCTGGTGGACGGTGTTCTGGGAGACGGACATTTGTTCAGGGATGCGGTCGCCTTTTTTTATATCGCAAATGAGTTGTTGTCCATTATCGAAAACGGGGGCAAGTTAGGTGCTCCAATCCCGCCGGTGATTCGGCAAGCCATTGAAGTGCTCAAGGGTAAAGGGGGGACCGGGGAACTCCCCGGTAACTTCTCCCCGAGTGCCAAAGACTCTTTTTCACAGGCAGATCCGGATGACATAGATTCAAAGGCTGAAGATAGTAAGAAGTAATGCGACTATAGCAAGCTAGCACTTGAAACTACACATAACTCAACATATAAGGGACACGCACACAAGCAACCCCTGATCCAACTGCATTAACTATATACAAACGGCAAATTGCCGCACAAAGGGTGTGAGAAATATGCAAACGAGAAGTCCAGGCAACACACAGGGCATTGACGTCTCCCGATACCAGGGCAATATTGACTGGGCGAAGGTGAAGGCAAGCGGCATGACATTTGTATTCATCAAGGCAACCGAGGGACAGACGTATACCGATCCGAATTATCAGAAAAATGTAACTGGCGCACTGGCGGCGGGCATGCTGGTCGGAACATATCACTTCTTCCGCGCGACATCTACCGATGGTGCCAAGGCAGAAGCTGCACATTACGCCAATACACTTAACAAAGTTGGAGGCGCCAAGGCGCTACAACTGCCACCTGTTATGGACTACGAGAACAACCCCGGCAACCTGAGCAAAGCGCAGATGAATACAGTTGCCAAAGCTTTTTTAACCGAATTACAACGTCTGACAGGTGTAAAACCGATCATATACACGGGCAATTCATTTGCCGGGAATTTTGACACATCACTCAGCTCATACGATCTGTGGATCGCGCGTTACAGCAACACCCGTGTACCGGACGACCAGCCGGCATGGAAGCGTTGGACGTTCTGGCAGTATACGGATTCAGGCAAGGTGAATGGCATTAGCGGCAACGTGGATATGAATGAATTCGAGGGAACAGCGGCACAGCTCAGAGCAAGGTACGCAGCTGCCACTCCGAAACCACCGGAGCCATCCAATCCGACCAATCCAAGTAATCCGAATCCACCAACCGTACCACCGAAAGGGGGCGAACCGATGACAGCCGAAGAGAAAGCAGCGTTTGATGCGCTCAAATCCCAGGTCGACAAACTGCAGGCGCGTCAGCAAATGGAAGTTCCAGTATGGGCGAAAGCAGCTGTGGATGCAGCACTTGCATATGACACCAAAAATCCATTGTTCAGCATCGATAATGGGGCGAGTTATGATTTTTACCGTTTTATTACCGTGATGCATCGCAGAGGTTTGTTTAAAAAGTGAGCTGATTCTTAGCAAATGACAGGTTGATCTTATCTGAATGTGGATTGAGAAGAGAAGGGACATGGGACGCTTTTTGTCGAACCATGTTCCTTTTTTGTTTTTTGTGTAAGTAATACTAACGCATATAATAAAGTTGAAGACTTATGTCTGTAAATCTCTTGTCTAATTGATTAATGTGATGTAAAGTAAGTTACACGAAATTGTTTTTCACTACGGTTTATTTACATAATCCTCCTCATCATGACAAAACCATAACATACGAAGTTATTGTAATGTCTCCCGTTGTACAATCCAACATCTCAAGATGACTCGCTCATACGTTTTACACATCCAATCTGCAAGAGAAAGCCACCGTATTAAACAACTTACACGATTCATCAAACAACCTAGCCTATGTTGAGTTTCTTTCGTCCGTCCGTATCTTCGATCTACCAACTTAAACTTGCACTTTCCAGTCCGTACCCATTCGCTGTTGCTTATTGACCTAAGTTCAAATAAAACGCAACACCTCCATAGGATCCATCTCAGAAGATACATAGTTGAACGGTTTCTTTTTCTATAAAAGTAATCAAACAACGTCCTCAATCCATGTGCACGATCTGAAATTTACCTGTATTCCATACGTATCCCATGCTGTTTTTACATTTCATATACATGCCTTACTTTTCCCGGAATTTTAATTCAGGTATCGCAGGCATCCAAAGCCTTTTATATGATACAGAGCACCAAACCGATTGCCAACATTGGAGATCTTTCATGCCAGCATCACACACATTATGAGACAGGGAAGGGTGTTGTACGTATGCGAATGAGAAAAAAATGGATGTCCGGTGTTCTAACGATGGCTTTGAGTACCGTATTGGTGTTGTCAGGTTGCTCCAGTAACGAGAGTGGAGAGGCTACGCCTGCTCCGGCGGAAGGAACCGACCCTCCAACCGAAACGGTAGCGCAGGATACGATGATTATGGGGCGTGGTGGGGATTCCGTAGCACTCGATCCGGCGATTGTGACAGATGGGGAGTCACTCAAGATTGGGCATCAGGTGTTTGATTCGTTGCTGGACTACAAGGAAGGCGGAACAGAGGTCGTTCCTGGACTAGCAGAGAGCTGGGAGATTTCGGCGGATGGGCTCAAGTATGTATTTAAGTTGAAGTCCGGTGTGAAATTCCATGATGGAACTGACTTCAACGCAGAGGCTGTTGTGTTCAACTTCAACCGCTGGAGCGATCCGGCGAGTGAATATAAATTTGAAGGAGATTCCTTCGATTATTACGATTCCATGTTTGGTCCAGAGGACGGACGTGTGATCAAGGAAGTGACGGCGACGGACGAGACTACGGTGGAGTTCACATTGAACCAGTCACAAGCGCCTTTCCTGCAAAATATTGCGATGACGCCATTTGGCATTGCCAGCCCAACCGCGATTCAGGAGAAAAAAGAAAACTTTAAGAGCGAGCCTGTGGGCACCGGCCCATTTGTATTCAAAGAGTGGAAGCGTAACGACTCCATTACCCTGGAGAAAAACGCGGATTATTGGAAAGAAGGACTGCCGAAGCTGAACAAAGTGATCGTGCGTTCGATTCCGGATAATACGGCTCGCTTCAATGCCCTGCAAAACGGCGAGATTGATGTCATGGAAGACCTGAACCCGGACGATCTGTCCATCCTTGAAGGCAACAGCGAGTTGCAGAAGATCGAGCGTCCACCGTTCAATGTGGCGTATATCGGC belongs to Paenibacillus sp. FSL H8-0079 and includes:
- a CDS encoding baseplate J/gp47 family protein produces the protein MYEEQTFEVILNRMLDRVPDGVDKREGSIIYDALAPAAVEMAQMYIELDVNSNLKFADTASGEYLDRAVAWSGISRKAATKARWVGSFRDNEGKPVEVPLESRFSTGDRVYVIVERIAAGRYVLECEVAGAEGNEYTGALLPIDYIARLTTAELTQLLVPGEDEETDQALVDRYQDKVSRPVTSANKYQYELWARENSGVGKAKAFPLWDGPGTVKVALLNNEMQTPAEAVIKAVQEYIDPTQDGMGEGASPIGPVVTVVGAEEIPIDVEVQVTLASGSTYEGVKTLIETGVTAYLKELAFADPLVRWTRIANVILDIPPVIDYSDLLVNGGMSNLEIAPGAVAVLGTVKVT
- a CDS encoding glycoside hydrolase family 25 protein, yielding MQTRSPGNTQGIDVSRYQGNIDWAKVKASGMTFVFIKATEGQTYTDPNYQKNVTGALAAGMLVGTYHFFRATSTDGAKAEAAHYANTLNKVGGAKALQLPPVMDYENNPGNLSKAQMNTVAKAFLTELQRLTGVKPIIYTGNSFAGNFDTSLSSYDLWIARYSNTRVPDDQPAWKRWTFWQYTDSGKVNGISGNVDMNEFEGTAAQLRARYAAATPKPPEPSNPTNPSNPNPPTVPPKGGEPMTAEEKAAFDALKSQVDKLQARQQMEVPVWAKAAVDAALAYDTKNPLFSIDNGASYDFYRFITVMHRRGLFKK
- a CDS encoding putative phage tail protein, translating into MSKADVLMTLLPPLYENVLEMQLLTETEGVELDKLTVGLESVLDQFYPESATWSLERYERDLQIPTNQAKPDDQRRSVIISKMRGSGKVSGSMLKNVAQAYESGGIDVSVSPEEYLIRIRFSDTWGLPPNLDDLKAAIEDIKPAHMTVEYRLRYLTIAEVESMTLEEIEQTRQDKFAGGGA
- a CDS encoding ABC transporter substrate-binding protein; the protein is MRKKWMSGVLTMALSTVLVLSGCSSNESGEATPAPAEGTDPPTETVAQDTMIMGRGGDSVALDPAIVTDGESLKIGHQVFDSLLDYKEGGTEVVPGLAESWEISADGLKYVFKLKSGVKFHDGTDFNAEAVVFNFNRWSDPASEYKFEGDSFDYYDSMFGPEDGRVIKEVTATDETTVEFTLNQSQAPFLQNIAMTPFGIASPTAIQEKKENFKSEPVGTGPFVFKEWKRNDSITLEKNADYWKEGLPKLNKVIVRSIPDNTARFNALQNGEIDVMEDLNPDDLSILEGNSELQKIERPPFNVAYIGFNFKKKPFDNVKVRQALNHAVNKQALIDAFFAGQAEPAVNPMPPTLWGYNDTIEDYPYDLEKAKALLAEAGFPDGLPEPVTFYAMPVSRPYMPDGKKVAEAIQADFEKIGVTTNIESPEWATYLDDAKAGEKDDIYMLGWTGDNGDPDNFLYTLLDKDAIPGNNRSFYVNEELHVLLTDAQKETDQDKRAELYKQAQVIIKEDAPWIPLVHTTPILAGKSNLKGFVPSPLGSESYASAYFE
- a CDS encoding phage holin family protein; protein product: MERWDTLWKWGIALMSSSVTYFFGGWSGVLGVLLVFVILDYLTGIAAAGMSGKLESNVGMFGIARKVFIFAMVSVAHLVDGVLGDGHLFRDAVAFFYIANELLSIIENGGKLGAPIPPVIRQAIEVLKGKGGTGELPGNFSPSAKDSFSQADPDDIDSKAEDSKK
- a CDS encoding phage tail protein; this encodes MNEPKTPNLGLNKIDRSSPSTTYFDLDKYLDQNWEKVDEGVATKVDLEKMNQLINEMDIPDASLLRKGKVQLSSAVDGTSEELAATPRAVKTVNDALTAHTADYIQHLADYVRQTGYAITEGVANAYTVTTDPTPTRYVDGMGIVIRVHKSNTGASTLKWGSLKTVPILDSKGSELTTGKLPEGGMFTLRYNEEAINFQLQGEEGVSEEFGDGSDGVLNTTSNVIIPVAQQDVTTVIKNYKSLTINAGHTMSLASRCRGLIIYVDGDVVINGTIDVTGKSAFVNPNSVEPILIPITIKKMMAWDATNKIFTVPRGGSGGRGGSGGGGYQGTYPISGGDGGGGNWFGGGQGGGGGGGTASVTSGAGTNATTSTGGMGGGGSSGPGAGGGGGGTQTNIATTSSGYPGGIGAGGGGAAGYRANIGFVAKGGTGGSGINGGGGGGGGAAVVGAASDATAGDGQDGKNIGGGLVVLVAKGDITIGSNGKILANGLNSGSNGGYSYLHGVDTYAGAGGGGGGGGAGGGVIALLYRGTYRTSGTLQVNGTAGGIGGSYTGGSGSAGGIGSILTKKV